In the Topomyia yanbarensis strain Yona2022 chromosome 3, ASM3024719v1, whole genome shotgun sequence genome, one interval contains:
- the LOC131687413 gene encoding uncharacterized protein LOC131687413 produces the protein IADYSLINLYYLYTTEARSKAQFSSLSDDPICPSKGSLFVPTINSKSTVSSVVTSLEASSMIVKTQIEFTMDAMRANPKKYMGVSVESFCLIEILIDVTNLTERDLFLILRKIRRDEPYWQLADYFSLSVASVSRIIAENVCIVSEAMEEFIIWPEQNEIQYNLPNSFKHRYAAVNTIIDCFEIQIQKPSNSIHQTLTYSNYKKCNTIKYLIGCLPDGTINFISKGAGGRTSDQELVKRSGFLNKIEANTMIMADRGFKLIEAELRTRKCMLVRPPSTIASETMSKKDVIENKRIASLRIHVERAIGRLREFTILKPHATVDAKLVAKLDFFVTIACGLCNIQGNLIKK, from the coding sequence ATTGCCGATTATTCACTGATTAATCTTTACTACCTTTACACGACAGAAGCAAGATCAAAAGCCCAGTTTTCGTCGCTGTCAGATGATCCGATTTGTCCATCTAAGGGCAGTCTATTTGTCCCTACAATCAATTCAAAATCTACCGTATCTTCGGTTGTTACATCGTTAGAAGCCTCAAGTATGATAGTGAAAACACAGATAGAATTCACCATGGACGCAATGAGAGCTAACCCAAAGAAATACATGGGTGTATCCGTTGAATCATTTTGTTTGATAGAAATTTTAATAGATGTAACTAATCTCACGGAACGAGATCTTTTCTTGATTCTTCGGAAGATAAGACGGGACGAGCCATATTGGCAACTGGCCGATTATTTCTCGTTATCAGTTGCGTCTGTAAGCAGAATTATTGCTGAAAACGTATGCATCGTAAGCGAGGCAATGGAAGAGTTCATTATATGGCCAGagcagaatgaaattcaatacaaCTTACCGAATAGTTTTAAACACAGATATGCGGCTGTGAACACTATTATTGATTGCTTCGAAATACAGATCCAGAAACCATCAAACTCTATCCATCAAACTTTAACGTATTCCAATTACAAAAAATGCAATACCATAAAATATTTGATTGGTTGTTTACCAGATGGAACGATCAATTTTATATCAAAAGGAGCTGGCGGCAGAACTTCGGATCAAGAACTTGTTAAGCGTAGTGGAtttcttaataaaattgaagcAAATACGATGATAATGGCTGATCGCGGTTTCAAACTAATCGAAGCAGAACTCAGAACAAGAAAATGCATGCTGGTTAGACCTCCCAGTACAATCGCCAGCGAAACAATGTCAAAAAAGGACGTAATAGAAAATAAACGCATCGCAAGCCTCCGAATTCATGTAGAACGAGCCATTGGAAGACTGAGGGAATTCACAATATTGAAACCACATGCCACAGTTGATGCTAAGTTAGTTGCAAAACTGGATTTTTTTGTCACAATAGCTTGTGGTTTGTGCAACATTCAAGGAAatcttataaaaaaataa